Proteins encoded within one genomic window of Macaca thibetana thibetana isolate TM-01 chromosome 3, ASM2454274v1, whole genome shotgun sequence:
- the GIGYF1 gene encoding GRB10-interacting GYF protein 1 isoform X1: MAAETLNFGPEWLRALSGGGSVASPPPSPAMPKYKLADYRYGREEMLALYVKENKVPEELQDKEFAAVLQDEPLQPLALEPLTEEEQRNFSLSVNSVAVLRLMGKGAGPPLTGTSRGRGSTRSRGRGRGDSCFYQRSIEEGDGAFGRSPREIQRSQSWDDRGDRRFEKSARRDGARCGFEEGGAGPRKEHARSDSENWRSLREEQEEEEEGSWRLGAGPRRDGDRWRSASPDGGPRSAGWREHGERRRKFEFDLRGDRGGCGEEEGRGGGGSSHLRRCRVPDGFEEDKDGLPEWCLDDEDEEMGTFDASGAFLPLKKGPKEPIPEEQELDFQGLEEEEEPSEGLEEEGPEAGGKELTPLPPQEEKSSSPSPLPTLGPLWGTNGDGDEAAEKEPPVAEDDIRGIQLSPGVGSPAGPPGDLEDDEGLKHLQQEAEKLVASLQDSSLEEEQFTAAMQTQGLRHSAAATALPLSHGAARKWFYKDPQGEIQGPFTTQEMAEWFQAGYFSMSLLVKRGCDEGFQPLGEVIKMWGRVPFAPGPSPPPLLGNMDQERLKKQQELAAAALYQQLQHQQFLQLVSSRQLPQCALREKAALGDLTPPPQQQQQQQLTAFLQQLQALKPPRGGDQNLLPTMSRSLSVPDSGRLWDVHTSASSQSGGEASLWDIPINSSTQGPILEQLQLQHKFQERREVELRAKREEEERKRREEKRRQQQQEEQKRRQEEEELFRRKQVRQQELLLKLLQQQQQAVPVPPAPSSPPPLWAGLAKQGLSMKTLLELQLEGERQLHKQPPPREPARAQAPNHRVQLGGLGTAPLNQWVSEAGPLWGGPDKSGGSSSSLGLWEDTPKSGGSLVRGLGLKNSRSSPSLSDSYSHLSGRPIRKKTEEEEKLLKLLQGIPRPQDGFTQWCEQMLHTLSATGSLDVPMAVAILKEVESPYDVHDYIRSCLGDTLEAKEFAKQFLERRAKQKASQQRQQQQEAWLSSASLQTAFQANHSTKLGPGEGSKAKRRALMLHSDPSILGELGWGRSGTSLAQGRRSPGESSDPASPRLQGTPCTDLLVRSRAWMTTDQPGPPAPGL, translated from the exons ATGGCAGCAGAGACACTCAACTTTGGGCCTGAGTG GCTCAGGGCCCTGTCTGGGGGCGGCAGCGTGgcctccccacctccatcccctgCCATGCCCAAATACAAGCTGGCTGATTACCGCTATGGGCGAGAGGAGATGCTGGCCCTCTACGTCAAGGAGAACAAG GTCCCAGAAGAGCTGCAGGACAAGGAGTTTGCCGCGGTGCTGCAGGACGAGCCACTGCAGCCCCTGGCCCTGGAGCCGCTGACTGAGGAGGAACAG AGAAACTTCTCCCTGTCAGTGAACAGCGTGGCTGTGCTGAGGCTGATGGGGAAAGGGGCTGGCCCCCCCCTGACTGGCACCTCCCGAGGCAGGGGCAGCACGCGGAGCCGAG GCCGTGGCCGCGGTGACAGCTGCTTTTACCAAAGAAGCATCGAAGAAGGTGATGGGGCCTTTGGACGAAGCCCCCGGGAGATCCAGCGCAGCcagagctgggatgacag AGGCGACAGGCGGTTTGAGAAGTCAGCAAGGCGGGATGGAG CACGATGTGGGTttgaggagggaggggctggcccAAGGAAGGAGCATGCCCGCTCAGACAGCGAGAACTGGCGCTCCTTacgggaggagcaggaggaggaggaggagggcagctGGAGGCTTGGGGCAGGGCCCCGGCGAGATGGCGACCGCTGGCGCTCCGCCAGCCCTG ATGGCGGTCCCCGCTCTGCTGGCTGGCGGGAACATGGGGAACGGAGGCGCAAGTTTGAATTTGATTTGCGAGGGGATCGAGGCGGGTGTGGTGAagaggaggggcggggagggggaggcagCTCTCACCTGCGGCGGTGCCGAGTGCCTGACGGCTTTGAGGAGGACAAGGATGGGCTCCCAGAGTGGTGCCTGGACGATGAGGATGAAGAAATGGGCACCTTTGATGCCTCTGGGGCCTTCTTGCCTCTCAAG AAGGGCCCCAAGGAGCCCATTCCTGAGGAGCAAGAGCTGGACTTCcaagggctggaggaggaggaggagccttCCGAAGGGCTAGAGGAGGAAGGGCCTGAGGCGG GTGGGAAGGAGCTGACCCCACTGCCTCCTCAGGAGGAGAAGTCCAGCTCCCCGTCCCCACTACCCACCCTGGGCCCACTCTGGGGGACAAACGGGGATGGGGACGAAGCTGCGGAGAAAGAGCCCCCAGTGGCCGAAG ATGATATTCGGGGGATCCAGCTGAGTCCTGGGGTGGGCTCCCCTGCTGGCCCACCTGGAGATCTGGAGGATGATGAAGGCTTAAAGCACCTGCAGCAG GAGGCGGAGAAGCTGGTGGCTTCCCTGCAGGACAGCTCCTTGGAGGAGGAGCAGTTCACAGCTGCCATGCAGACCCAGGGCCTACGCCATTCTGCAGCCGCCACTGCCCTCCCGCTCAGCCATGGAGCTGCCCGGAAGTGGTTCTACAAGGATCCGCAGGGCGAGATCCAAG GCCCCTTCACGACACAGGAGATGGCAGAGTGGTTCCAGGCTGGCTACTTCTCCATGTCACTGCTGGTGAAGCGGGGCTGTGATGAGGGCTTCCAGCCTCTAGGCGAGGTGATCAAGATGTGGGGCCGTGTGCCCTTCGCCCCAGGGCCCTCACCACCCCCACTGCTG GGAAACATGGACCAGGAGCGGCTGAAGAAGCAGCAGGAGCTGGCCGCGGCTGCCTTGTACCAGCAGCTGCAGCACCAGCAGTTTCTTCAGCTGGTCAGCAG CCGCCAGCTCCCACAATGCGCGCTTCGAGAAAAGGCAGCTCTGGGGGACCTGACGCCGCcgccgcagcagcagcagcagcagcagctcacgGCATTCCTGCAGCAGCTCCAGGCGCTCAAACCCCCCAG AGGCGGGGACCAGAACCTGCTCCCGACGATGAGCCGGTCCTTGTCGGTGCCGGATTCGGGCCGCCTCTGGGACGTACATACCTCAGCCTCATCACAGTCAG GTGGTGAGGCCAGTCTTTGGGACATACCAATTAACTCTTCGACTCAGGGTCCAATTCTAGAACAACTCCAGCTGCAACATAAA TTCCAGGAGCGCAGAGAAGTGGAGCTCAGGGCGAAGCGGGAGGAAGAGGAACGCAAGCGCCGGGAGGAGAAGCGCcgccagcagcagcaggaggagcagAAGCGGCGGCAAGAGGAGGAAGAGCTATTTCGGCGCAAGCAG GTACGGCAGCAGGAGCTGTTGCTGAAGTTgctacagcagcagcagcaggcagtCCCCGTGCCCCCCGCGCCCAGCTCCCCGCCCCCACTCTGGGCTGGCCTGGCCAAGCAGGGGCTGTCCATGAAGACACTCCTGGAGTTGCAGCTGGAGGGCGAGCGGCAGCTGCACAAACAGCCCCCACCTCGGGAGCCAGCTCGGGCCCAGGCCCCCAACCACCGAGTG CAGCTTGGGGGCCTGGGCACTGCCCCCCTGAACCAGTGGGTGTCTGAGGCTGGGCCGCTGTGGGGCGGGCCAGACAAGAGtgggggcagcagcagcagcctggggCTCTGGGAGGACACCCCCAAGAGCGGCGGGAGCCTGGTCCGCGGCCTCGGCCTGAAGAACAGCCGGAGCAGCCCATCTCTCAG TGACTCGTACAGCCACCTGTCAGGTCGGCCCATTCGCAAAAAGAcggaggaagaagagaagctgCTGAAGCTGCTGCAGGGCATCCCCAGGCCCCAGGATGGCTTCACCCAGTGGTGTGAGCAGATGCTGCACACACTGAGCGCCACAGGCAGCCTGGACG TGCCCATGGCTGTAGCGATCCTCAAGGAGGTGGAATCCCCCTATGATGTCCACGATTATATCCGTTCCTGCTTGGGGGACACGCTGGAAGCCAAAGAATTTGCCAAACAATTCCTGGAGCGGAGGGCCAAGCAGAAAGCCAGCCaacagcggcagcagcagcag GAGGCGTGGCTGAGCAGCGCCTCCCTGCAGACGGCCTTCCAGGCCAACCACAGCACCAAACTCGGCCCCGGGGAGGGCAGCAAGGCCAAGAGGCGGGCACTGATGCTGCACTCAGACCCCAGCATCCTGGGTGagctgggctggggcaggagcgGGACTTCCTTGGCACAGGGCAGGAGGAGCCCAGGAGAGAGCTCAGACCCAGCTTCTCCCCGGCTTCAGGGTACTCCCTGCACGGATCTTCTGGTGAGATCGAGAGCGTGGATGACTACTGACCAGCCCGgacccccagcccctgggctgTAG
- the GIGYF1 gene encoding GRB10-interacting GYF protein 1 isoform X4 yields MAAETLNFGPEWLRALSGGGSVASPPPSPAMPKYKLADYRYGREEMLALYVKENKVPEELQDKEFAAVLQDEPLQPLALEPLTEEEQRNFSLSVNSVAVLRLMGKGAGPPLTGTSRGRGSTRSRGRGRGDSCFYQRSIEEGDGAFGRSPREIQRSQSWDDRGDRRFEKSARRDGARCGFEEGGAGPRKEHARSDSENWRSLREEQEEEEEGSWRLGAGPRRDGDRWRSASPDGGPRSAGWREHGERRRKFEFDLRGDRGGCGEEEGRGGGGSSHLRRCRVPDGFEEDKDGLPEWCLDDEDEEMGTFDASGAFLPLKKGPKEPIPEEQELDFQGLEEEEEPSEGLEEEGPEAGGKELTPLPPQEEKSSSPSPLPTLGPLWGTNGDGDEAAEKEPPVAEDDIRGIQLSPGVGSPAGPPGDLEDDEGLKHLQQEAEKLVASLQDSSLEEEQFTAAMQTQGLRHSAAATALPLSHGAARKWFYKDPQGEIQGPFTTQEMAEWFQAGYFSMSLLVKRGCDEGFQPLGEVIKMWGRVPFAPGPSPPPLLGNMDQERLKKQQELAAAALYQQLQHQQFLQLVSSRQLPQCALREKAALGDLTPPPQQQQQQQLTAFLQQLQALKPPRGGDQNLLPTMSRSLSVPDSGRLWDVHTSASSQSGGEASLWDIPINSSTQGPILEQLQLQHKFQERREVELRAKREEEERKRREEKRRQQQQEEQKRRQEEEELFRRKQVRQQELLLKLLQQQQQAVPVPPAPSSPPPLWAGLAKQGLSMKTLLELQLEGERQLHKQPPPREPARAQAPNHRVLGGLGTAPLNQWVSEAGPLWGGPDKSGGSSSSLGLWEDTPKSGGSLVRGLGLKNSRSSPSLSDSYSHLSGRPIRKKTEEEEKLLKLLQGIPRPQDGFTQWCEQMLHTLSATGSLDVPMAVAILKEVESPYDVHDYIRSCLGDTLEAKEFAKQFLERRAKQKASQQRQQQQEAWLSSASLQTAFQANHSTKLGPGEGSKAKRRALMLHSDPSILASPRLQGTPCTDLLVRSRAWMTTDQPGPPAPGL; encoded by the exons ATGGCAGCAGAGACACTCAACTTTGGGCCTGAGTG GCTCAGGGCCCTGTCTGGGGGCGGCAGCGTGgcctccccacctccatcccctgCCATGCCCAAATACAAGCTGGCTGATTACCGCTATGGGCGAGAGGAGATGCTGGCCCTCTACGTCAAGGAGAACAAG GTCCCAGAAGAGCTGCAGGACAAGGAGTTTGCCGCGGTGCTGCAGGACGAGCCACTGCAGCCCCTGGCCCTGGAGCCGCTGACTGAGGAGGAACAG AGAAACTTCTCCCTGTCAGTGAACAGCGTGGCTGTGCTGAGGCTGATGGGGAAAGGGGCTGGCCCCCCCCTGACTGGCACCTCCCGAGGCAGGGGCAGCACGCGGAGCCGAG GCCGTGGCCGCGGTGACAGCTGCTTTTACCAAAGAAGCATCGAAGAAGGTGATGGGGCCTTTGGACGAAGCCCCCGGGAGATCCAGCGCAGCcagagctgggatgacag AGGCGACAGGCGGTTTGAGAAGTCAGCAAGGCGGGATGGAG CACGATGTGGGTttgaggagggaggggctggcccAAGGAAGGAGCATGCCCGCTCAGACAGCGAGAACTGGCGCTCCTTacgggaggagcaggaggaggaggaggagggcagctGGAGGCTTGGGGCAGGGCCCCGGCGAGATGGCGACCGCTGGCGCTCCGCCAGCCCTG ATGGCGGTCCCCGCTCTGCTGGCTGGCGGGAACATGGGGAACGGAGGCGCAAGTTTGAATTTGATTTGCGAGGGGATCGAGGCGGGTGTGGTGAagaggaggggcggggagggggaggcagCTCTCACCTGCGGCGGTGCCGAGTGCCTGACGGCTTTGAGGAGGACAAGGATGGGCTCCCAGAGTGGTGCCTGGACGATGAGGATGAAGAAATGGGCACCTTTGATGCCTCTGGGGCCTTCTTGCCTCTCAAG AAGGGCCCCAAGGAGCCCATTCCTGAGGAGCAAGAGCTGGACTTCcaagggctggaggaggaggaggagccttCCGAAGGGCTAGAGGAGGAAGGGCCTGAGGCGG GTGGGAAGGAGCTGACCCCACTGCCTCCTCAGGAGGAGAAGTCCAGCTCCCCGTCCCCACTACCCACCCTGGGCCCACTCTGGGGGACAAACGGGGATGGGGACGAAGCTGCGGAGAAAGAGCCCCCAGTGGCCGAAG ATGATATTCGGGGGATCCAGCTGAGTCCTGGGGTGGGCTCCCCTGCTGGCCCACCTGGAGATCTGGAGGATGATGAAGGCTTAAAGCACCTGCAGCAG GAGGCGGAGAAGCTGGTGGCTTCCCTGCAGGACAGCTCCTTGGAGGAGGAGCAGTTCACAGCTGCCATGCAGACCCAGGGCCTACGCCATTCTGCAGCCGCCACTGCCCTCCCGCTCAGCCATGGAGCTGCCCGGAAGTGGTTCTACAAGGATCCGCAGGGCGAGATCCAAG GCCCCTTCACGACACAGGAGATGGCAGAGTGGTTCCAGGCTGGCTACTTCTCCATGTCACTGCTGGTGAAGCGGGGCTGTGATGAGGGCTTCCAGCCTCTAGGCGAGGTGATCAAGATGTGGGGCCGTGTGCCCTTCGCCCCAGGGCCCTCACCACCCCCACTGCTG GGAAACATGGACCAGGAGCGGCTGAAGAAGCAGCAGGAGCTGGCCGCGGCTGCCTTGTACCAGCAGCTGCAGCACCAGCAGTTTCTTCAGCTGGTCAGCAG CCGCCAGCTCCCACAATGCGCGCTTCGAGAAAAGGCAGCTCTGGGGGACCTGACGCCGCcgccgcagcagcagcagcagcagcagctcacgGCATTCCTGCAGCAGCTCCAGGCGCTCAAACCCCCCAG AGGCGGGGACCAGAACCTGCTCCCGACGATGAGCCGGTCCTTGTCGGTGCCGGATTCGGGCCGCCTCTGGGACGTACATACCTCAGCCTCATCACAGTCAG GTGGTGAGGCCAGTCTTTGGGACATACCAATTAACTCTTCGACTCAGGGTCCAATTCTAGAACAACTCCAGCTGCAACATAAA TTCCAGGAGCGCAGAGAAGTGGAGCTCAGGGCGAAGCGGGAGGAAGAGGAACGCAAGCGCCGGGAGGAGAAGCGCcgccagcagcagcaggaggagcagAAGCGGCGGCAAGAGGAGGAAGAGCTATTTCGGCGCAAGCAG GTACGGCAGCAGGAGCTGTTGCTGAAGTTgctacagcagcagcagcaggcagtCCCCGTGCCCCCCGCGCCCAGCTCCCCGCCCCCACTCTGGGCTGGCCTGGCCAAGCAGGGGCTGTCCATGAAGACACTCCTGGAGTTGCAGCTGGAGGGCGAGCGGCAGCTGCACAAACAGCCCCCACCTCGGGAGCCAGCTCGGGCCCAGGCCCCCAACCACCGAGTG CTTGGGGGCCTGGGCACTGCCCCCCTGAACCAGTGGGTGTCTGAGGCTGGGCCGCTGTGGGGCGGGCCAGACAAGAGtgggggcagcagcagcagcctggggCTCTGGGAGGACACCCCCAAGAGCGGCGGGAGCCTGGTCCGCGGCCTCGGCCTGAAGAACAGCCGGAGCAGCCCATCTCTCAG TGACTCGTACAGCCACCTGTCAGGTCGGCCCATTCGCAAAAAGAcggaggaagaagagaagctgCTGAAGCTGCTGCAGGGCATCCCCAGGCCCCAGGATGGCTTCACCCAGTGGTGTGAGCAGATGCTGCACACACTGAGCGCCACAGGCAGCCTGGACG TGCCCATGGCTGTAGCGATCCTCAAGGAGGTGGAATCCCCCTATGATGTCCACGATTATATCCGTTCCTGCTTGGGGGACACGCTGGAAGCCAAAGAATTTGCCAAACAATTCCTGGAGCGGAGGGCCAAGCAGAAAGCCAGCCaacagcggcagcagcagcag GAGGCGTGGCTGAGCAGCGCCTCCCTGCAGACGGCCTTCCAGGCCAACCACAGCACCAAACTCGGCCCCGGGGAGGGCAGCAAGGCCAAGAGGCGGGCACTGATGCTGCACTCAGACCCCAGCATCCTGG CTTCTCCCCGGCTTCAGGGTACTCCCTGCACGGATCTTCTGGTGAGATCGAGAGCGTGGATGACTACTGACCAGCCCGgacccccagcccctgggctgTAG
- the GIGYF1 gene encoding GRB10-interacting GYF protein 1 isoform X3: MAAETLNFGPEWLRALSGGGSVASPPPSPAMPKYKLADYRYGREEMLALYVKENKVPEELQDKEFAAVLQDEPLQPLALEPLTEEEQRNFSLSVNSVAVLRLMGKGAGPPLTGTSRGRGSTRSRGRGRGDSCFYQRSIEEGDGAFGRSPREIQRSQSWDDRGDRRFEKSARRDGARCGFEEGGAGPRKEHARSDSENWRSLREEQEEEEEGSWRLGAGPRRDGDRWRSASPDGGPRSAGWREHGERRRKFEFDLRGDRGGCGEEEGRGGGGSSHLRRCRVPDGFEEDKDGLPEWCLDDEDEEMGTFDASGAFLPLKKGPKEPIPEEQELDFQGLEEEEEPSEGLEEEGPEAGGKELTPLPPQEEKSSSPSPLPTLGPLWGTNGDGDEAAEKEPPVAEDDIRGIQLSPGVGSPAGPPGDLEDDEGLKHLQQEAEKLVASLQDSSLEEEQFTAAMQTQGLRHSAAATALPLSHGAARKWFYKDPQGEIQGPFTTQEMAEWFQAGYFSMSLLVKRGCDEGFQPLGEVIKMWGRVPFAPGPSPPPLLGNMDQERLKKQQELAAAALYQQLQHQQFLQLVSSRQLPQCALREKAALGDLTPPPQQQQQQQLTAFLQQLQALKPPRGGDQNLLPTMSRSLSVPDSGRLWDVHTSASSQSGGEASLWDIPINSSTQGPILEQLQLQHKFQERREVELRAKREEEERKRREEKRRQQQQEEQKRRQEEEELFRRKQVRQQELLLKLLQQQQQAVPVPPAPSSPPPLWAGLAKQGLSMKTLLELQLEGERQLHKQPPPREPARAQAPNHRVLGGLGTAPLNQWVSEAGPLWGGPDKSGGSSSSLGLWEDTPKSGGSLVRGLGLKNSRSSPSLSDSYSHLSGRPIRKKTEEEEKLLKLLQGIPRPQDGFTQWCEQMLHTLSATGSLDVPMAVAILKEVESPYDVHDYIRSCLGDTLEAKEFAKQFLERRAKQKASQQRQQQQEAWLSSASLQTAFQANHSTKLGPGEGSKAKRRALMLHSDPSILGYSLHGSSGEIESVDDY, translated from the exons ATGGCAGCAGAGACACTCAACTTTGGGCCTGAGTG GCTCAGGGCCCTGTCTGGGGGCGGCAGCGTGgcctccccacctccatcccctgCCATGCCCAAATACAAGCTGGCTGATTACCGCTATGGGCGAGAGGAGATGCTGGCCCTCTACGTCAAGGAGAACAAG GTCCCAGAAGAGCTGCAGGACAAGGAGTTTGCCGCGGTGCTGCAGGACGAGCCACTGCAGCCCCTGGCCCTGGAGCCGCTGACTGAGGAGGAACAG AGAAACTTCTCCCTGTCAGTGAACAGCGTGGCTGTGCTGAGGCTGATGGGGAAAGGGGCTGGCCCCCCCCTGACTGGCACCTCCCGAGGCAGGGGCAGCACGCGGAGCCGAG GCCGTGGCCGCGGTGACAGCTGCTTTTACCAAAGAAGCATCGAAGAAGGTGATGGGGCCTTTGGACGAAGCCCCCGGGAGATCCAGCGCAGCcagagctgggatgacag AGGCGACAGGCGGTTTGAGAAGTCAGCAAGGCGGGATGGAG CACGATGTGGGTttgaggagggaggggctggcccAAGGAAGGAGCATGCCCGCTCAGACAGCGAGAACTGGCGCTCCTTacgggaggagcaggaggaggaggaggagggcagctGGAGGCTTGGGGCAGGGCCCCGGCGAGATGGCGACCGCTGGCGCTCCGCCAGCCCTG ATGGCGGTCCCCGCTCTGCTGGCTGGCGGGAACATGGGGAACGGAGGCGCAAGTTTGAATTTGATTTGCGAGGGGATCGAGGCGGGTGTGGTGAagaggaggggcggggagggggaggcagCTCTCACCTGCGGCGGTGCCGAGTGCCTGACGGCTTTGAGGAGGACAAGGATGGGCTCCCAGAGTGGTGCCTGGACGATGAGGATGAAGAAATGGGCACCTTTGATGCCTCTGGGGCCTTCTTGCCTCTCAAG AAGGGCCCCAAGGAGCCCATTCCTGAGGAGCAAGAGCTGGACTTCcaagggctggaggaggaggaggagccttCCGAAGGGCTAGAGGAGGAAGGGCCTGAGGCGG GTGGGAAGGAGCTGACCCCACTGCCTCCTCAGGAGGAGAAGTCCAGCTCCCCGTCCCCACTACCCACCCTGGGCCCACTCTGGGGGACAAACGGGGATGGGGACGAAGCTGCGGAGAAAGAGCCCCCAGTGGCCGAAG ATGATATTCGGGGGATCCAGCTGAGTCCTGGGGTGGGCTCCCCTGCTGGCCCACCTGGAGATCTGGAGGATGATGAAGGCTTAAAGCACCTGCAGCAG GAGGCGGAGAAGCTGGTGGCTTCCCTGCAGGACAGCTCCTTGGAGGAGGAGCAGTTCACAGCTGCCATGCAGACCCAGGGCCTACGCCATTCTGCAGCCGCCACTGCCCTCCCGCTCAGCCATGGAGCTGCCCGGAAGTGGTTCTACAAGGATCCGCAGGGCGAGATCCAAG GCCCCTTCACGACACAGGAGATGGCAGAGTGGTTCCAGGCTGGCTACTTCTCCATGTCACTGCTGGTGAAGCGGGGCTGTGATGAGGGCTTCCAGCCTCTAGGCGAGGTGATCAAGATGTGGGGCCGTGTGCCCTTCGCCCCAGGGCCCTCACCACCCCCACTGCTG GGAAACATGGACCAGGAGCGGCTGAAGAAGCAGCAGGAGCTGGCCGCGGCTGCCTTGTACCAGCAGCTGCAGCACCAGCAGTTTCTTCAGCTGGTCAGCAG CCGCCAGCTCCCACAATGCGCGCTTCGAGAAAAGGCAGCTCTGGGGGACCTGACGCCGCcgccgcagcagcagcagcagcagcagctcacgGCATTCCTGCAGCAGCTCCAGGCGCTCAAACCCCCCAG AGGCGGGGACCAGAACCTGCTCCCGACGATGAGCCGGTCCTTGTCGGTGCCGGATTCGGGCCGCCTCTGGGACGTACATACCTCAGCCTCATCACAGTCAG GTGGTGAGGCCAGTCTTTGGGACATACCAATTAACTCTTCGACTCAGGGTCCAATTCTAGAACAACTCCAGCTGCAACATAAA TTCCAGGAGCGCAGAGAAGTGGAGCTCAGGGCGAAGCGGGAGGAAGAGGAACGCAAGCGCCGGGAGGAGAAGCGCcgccagcagcagcaggaggagcagAAGCGGCGGCAAGAGGAGGAAGAGCTATTTCGGCGCAAGCAG GTACGGCAGCAGGAGCTGTTGCTGAAGTTgctacagcagcagcagcaggcagtCCCCGTGCCCCCCGCGCCCAGCTCCCCGCCCCCACTCTGGGCTGGCCTGGCCAAGCAGGGGCTGTCCATGAAGACACTCCTGGAGTTGCAGCTGGAGGGCGAGCGGCAGCTGCACAAACAGCCCCCACCTCGGGAGCCAGCTCGGGCCCAGGCCCCCAACCACCGAGTG CTTGGGGGCCTGGGCACTGCCCCCCTGAACCAGTGGGTGTCTGAGGCTGGGCCGCTGTGGGGCGGGCCAGACAAGAGtgggggcagcagcagcagcctggggCTCTGGGAGGACACCCCCAAGAGCGGCGGGAGCCTGGTCCGCGGCCTCGGCCTGAAGAACAGCCGGAGCAGCCCATCTCTCAG TGACTCGTACAGCCACCTGTCAGGTCGGCCCATTCGCAAAAAGAcggaggaagaagagaagctgCTGAAGCTGCTGCAGGGCATCCCCAGGCCCCAGGATGGCTTCACCCAGTGGTGTGAGCAGATGCTGCACACACTGAGCGCCACAGGCAGCCTGGACG TGCCCATGGCTGTAGCGATCCTCAAGGAGGTGGAATCCCCCTATGATGTCCACGATTATATCCGTTCCTGCTTGGGGGACACGCTGGAAGCCAAAGAATTTGCCAAACAATTCCTGGAGCGGAGGGCCAAGCAGAAAGCCAGCCaacagcggcagcagcagcag GAGGCGTGGCTGAGCAGCGCCTCCCTGCAGACGGCCTTCCAGGCCAACCACAGCACCAAACTCGGCCCCGGGGAGGGCAGCAAGGCCAAGAGGCGGGCACTGATGCTGCACTCAGACCCCAGCATCCTGG GGTACTCCCTGCACGGATCTTCTGGTGAGATCGAGAGCGTGGATGACTACTGA